In one Streptomyces sp. NBC_01288 genomic region, the following are encoded:
- the argS gene encoding arginine--tRNA ligase yields the protein MTSVTSLTDLVHQRLANALTATLPEAAADPLLRRSDRADFQANGILALAKKAKANPRELATQVVANVTTGDVIKDIEVSGPGFLNVTITDRAITETLAARYADDTARLGVPLAPHPGTTVIDYAQPNVAKEMHVGHLRSAVIGDAVVQLLEFTGESVVRRHHIGDWGTQFGMLIQYLDEHPGELDHADADVTGEEAMSNLDRLYKAARKLFDSDEEFKTRARRRVVDLQAGDPQTLAAWQKFVDESKIYFFSVFEKLDMEIRDADIVGESGYNDMLDETCRLLEESGVAEISDGALCVFFDDIKGPDGNRVPLIVRKSDGGYGYAATDLSAIRDRVFNLKATSLLYVVDVRQSLHFKMVFETARRAGWLNDDVTAYQLAFGTILGKDGKPFKTREGVSVKLEDLLDEAVQRATAVVRDKAEKVGLTEQEIIDNGRYVGIGAVKYADLSTSAVRDYKFDLDQMVSLNGDTAVYLQYAYARIQSILRKAGESHPQAHPELELAPAERSLGLHLDQFSEVVAEAAKEYAPHKLTAYLYQLASALTTFYDQCHVLSPDNAPEVVENRLFLVDLTARTLQRGMALLGIRTPERL from the coding sequence ATGACCTCGGTCACGTCGCTCACCGACCTAGTCCACCAGCGCCTCGCGAACGCCCTCACGGCAACCCTGCCGGAGGCCGCCGCGGACCCCCTGCTGCGACGTAGCGACCGGGCCGACTTCCAGGCGAACGGCATCCTCGCCCTGGCGAAGAAGGCCAAGGCCAACCCCCGGGAGCTGGCAACCCAGGTCGTGGCGAACGTGACCACCGGCGACGTGATCAAGGACATCGAGGTCTCCGGCCCCGGCTTCCTGAACGTGACGATCACCGACCGCGCGATCACCGAAACCCTCGCCGCCCGCTACGCCGACGACACGGCCCGCCTGGGCGTCCCCCTCGCCCCCCACCCCGGCACGACGGTCATCGACTACGCCCAGCCGAACGTGGCGAAGGAGATGCACGTAGGCCACCTCCGCTCCGCGGTGATCGGCGACGCGGTCGTCCAACTCCTGGAGTTCACCGGCGAGTCGGTGGTCCGTCGGCACCACATCGGCGACTGGGGAACCCAGTTCGGCATGCTGATCCAGTATCTGGACGAGCACCCGGGCGAGTTGGACCACGCCGACGCGGACGTCACCGGCGAGGAGGCGATGTCGAACCTCGACCGTCTCTACAAGGCCGCGCGCAAACTCTTCGACTCCGACGAGGAGTTCAAGACGCGGGCGCGCCGCAGGGTCGTGGACCTCCAGGCGGGCGACCCCCAGACCCTCGCCGCCTGGCAGAAGTTCGTGGACGAGTCGAAGATCTACTTCTTCTCCGTCTTCGAGAAGCTGGACATGGAGATCCGGGACGCGGACATCGTCGGCGAGTCGGGCTACAACGACATGCTGGACGAGACGTGCCGCCTCCTGGAGGAGTCCGGCGTCGCGGAGATCTCGGACGGCGCGCTCTGCGTGTTCTTCGACGACATCAAGGGCCCGGACGGCAACCGCGTCCCCCTGATCGTCCGCAAGTCCGACGGCGGCTACGGCTACGCGGCGACGGACCTGTCCGCGATCCGCGACCGTGTCTTCAACCTCAAGGCGACCTCGCTCCTCTACGTCGTCGACGTCCGCCAGTCCCTCCACTTCAAGATGGTCTTCGAGACCGCACGCCGGGCCGGCTGGCTCAACGACGACGTCACGGCGTACCAGTTGGCCTTCGGCACGATCCTCGGCAAGGACGGCAAGCCGTTCAAGACGCGTGAGGGCGTGTCGGTGAAGCTGGAGGACCTCCTCGACGAGGCGGTCCAGCGCGCCACGGCGGTCGTCCGCGACAAGGCCGAGAAGGTCGGCCTGACCGAGCAGGAGATCATCGACAACGGCCGCTACGTGGGCATCGGCGCGGTCAAGTACGCCGACCTCTCAACCTCCGCGGTCCGGGACTACAAGTTCGACCTGGACCAGATGGTCTCCCTGAACGGCGACACGGCGGTGTACCTCCAGTACGCCTACGCCCGCATCCAGTCCATCCTCCGCAAGGCCGGCGAGTCCCACCCCCAGGCCCACCCGGAACTGGAACTGGCCCCGGCGGAAAGGTCGTTGGGCCTCCACCTGGACCAGTTCAGCGAGGTAGTGGCGGAAGCGGCCAAGGAGTACGCCCCCCACAAACTGACGGCGTACCTCTACCAACTGGCCTCCGCCCTCACGACGTTCTACGACCAGTGCCACGTCCTCTCCCCGGACAACGCCCCGGAGGTCGTCGAAAACCGCCTGTTCCTGGTGGACTTGACGGCACGGACGTTGCAGCGGGGGATGGCGTTGCTGGGCATCAGGACGCCCGAGCGCCTCTAA
- a CDS encoding DUF2637 domain-containing protein gives MHRVLIGVVVSGAVVIAGIGFAGSYAAVRELALKKGFGNFAYVFPIGIDAGICVLLALDLLLTWIRIPFPLLRQTAWLLTVATIAFNGAAAWPDPLGVGMHAVIPILFVVSVEAARHAIGRIADITADKHMEGVRLTRWLLSPIPTFLLWRRMKLWELRSYEQVIKLEQDRLVYQARLHSRFGRAWRRKAPVESIMPLRLARYGVPLAQTAPSGLAAAGIEPVLLPPAPQLEPAREQEQPTAPAVQNAPAPAREQLPAAEGNERHEQSRDQAEPQNPWLHSRDPQTVAYQGGYDPTYEPDPVYSGWYEEEPQAEQFQQYEEEQQRFEQQQRRFDRQQQPFPQQQAFQQEEPAPAPEPSMEDTGTFQIPSGPGRTREMGAGGGTELTEDEYYQVFKKSIDGSYPTSGQFRGDVEATYGITLPQREAERMVTRFTNRHTTQLEEEHIA, from the coding sequence ATGCACCGGGTGCTCATCGGCGTGGTCGTCTCCGGTGCGGTCGTCATCGCCGGTATCGGCTTCGCCGGTTCGTACGCCGCCGTGCGCGAGCTCGCCCTGAAGAAGGGCTTCGGGAACTTCGCGTACGTCTTCCCGATCGGCATCGACGCGGGCATCTGCGTCCTGCTCGCCCTCGACCTGCTCCTGACCTGGATCAGGATCCCCTTCCCGCTGCTGCGCCAGACGGCATGGCTGCTGACGGTCGCGACGATCGCCTTCAACGGCGCCGCGGCCTGGCCCGACCCGCTCGGTGTCGGCATGCACGCGGTGATCCCGATCCTGTTCGTGGTCTCGGTGGAGGCGGCCCGGCACGCGATCGGCCGTATCGCCGACATCACGGCCGACAAGCACATGGAGGGCGTCCGGCTCACCCGCTGGCTGCTCTCCCCCATCCCGACGTTCCTGCTCTGGCGCCGCATGAAGCTCTGGGAACTCCGTTCCTACGAGCAGGTCATCAAGCTGGAGCAGGACCGCCTCGTCTACCAGGCCCGCCTCCACTCCCGCTTCGGCCGCGCCTGGCGCCGCAAGGCCCCCGTGGAGTCGATCATGCCGCTGCGCCTGGCCCGCTACGGCGTCCCGCTCGCGCAGACGGCCCCCTCGGGCCTCGCGGCGGCGGGCATCGAGCCCGTACTGCTGCCCCCGGCCCCGCAGTTGGAGCCGGCCCGCGAGCAGGAACAGCCGACGGCACCGGCCGTCCAGAACGCCCCGGCACCGGCCCGCGAGCAACTCCCCGCCGCCGAGGGCAACGAGCGGCACGAGCAGTCCCGGGACCAGGCCGAGCCGCAGAACCCGTGGCTGCACTCGCGGGACCCGCAGACGGTGGCGTACCAGGGCGGCTACGACCCGACGTACGAACCGGATCCCGTGTACTCCGGGTGGTACGAGGAGGAGCCGCAGGCCGAGCAGTTCCAGCAGTACGAGGAGGAACAGCAGCGGTTCGAGCAGCAGCAGCGGCGGTTCGACCGGCAACAGCAGCCGTTCCCGCAGCAGCAGGCGTTCCAGCAGGAGGAGCCCGCCCCGGCCCCTGAGCCCTCCATGGAGGACACCGGTACCTTCCAGATCCCGTCGGGCCCCGGCCGTACCCGTGAGATGGGTGCGGGCGGTGGCACGGAGCTGACGGAGGACGAGTACTACCAGGTCTTCAAGAAGTCGATAGACGGCAGCTACCCGACCTCGGGTCAGTTCCGGGGCGACGTGGAGGCCACCTATGGCATCACGCTCCCGCAGCGCGAGGCCGAGCGGATGGTCACCCGCTTCACCAACCGTCACACGACACAGCTTGAGGAAGAACACATCGCCTGA
- the lysS gene encoding lysine--tRNA ligase has protein sequence MPIVAQSTETTDWVSRFADEVIEESERRAPGKPVVVASGLSPSGPIHLGNLREVMTPHLVADEIRRRGHEVRHLISWDDYDRYRKVPNGVEGTDASWAEHIGKPLTSVPAPVGSPYPNWAEHFKAAMVASLAELGVEFDGIGQTAQYTSGVYREQILHAMKHRGDIDAILDQYRTKKAPAKKPQQAQKPVDDAELEAEAGSGAAEEDDGSSGSAGYFPYKPFCGSCGKDLTTVTAYDDDTTELTYVCTEDGFTETVHLSEFNRGKLVWKVDWPMRWAYEGVIFEPSGVDHSSPGSSFQVGGQIVGIFGGERPIGPMYAFVGISGMAKMSSSKGGVPTPADALQIMEPQLLRWLYARRRPNQSFKIAFDQEIQRLYDEWDKLDGKVAEGAALPADLAAHARAVRTAAGELPRTPRPMPYRTLASVADITAGAEDQTLRILSELDPADPLSTLDEVRPRLDKAEAWINTHVPADQRTIVRDEPDTDLLKSLDEPSQQSLRLLRDGLADHWSLDGLSHLVYGVPKVQAGFSADATAKELPPEIKTAQRTFFALLYHLLVGRDTGPRLPTLLLAVGQERVRRLLGE, from the coding sequence GTGCCGATCGTGGCTCAGAGCACCGAGACCACCGACTGGGTCTCCCGTTTCGCGGATGAGGTCATCGAGGAGTCGGAGCGTCGGGCCCCGGGCAAACCGGTCGTCGTCGCGTCCGGGCTGTCCCCCTCCGGGCCCATCCACCTCGGGAACCTCCGCGAGGTCATGACCCCGCACCTCGTCGCCGACGAGATCCGTCGCCGGGGTCACGAGGTCCGGCACCTCATCTCCTGGGACGACTACGACCGCTACCGCAAGGTGCCCAACGGGGTGGAGGGGACCGACGCGAGCTGGGCCGAGCACATCGGGAAGCCGCTGACCTCGGTGCCGGCTCCGGTCGGCTCGCCGTATCCGAACTGGGCCGAGCACTTCAAGGCCGCGATGGTCGCCTCGCTCGCCGAGCTGGGCGTCGAGTTCGACGGGATCGGCCAGACCGCGCAGTACACCTCCGGCGTGTACCGCGAGCAGATCCTGCACGCCATGAAGCACCGCGGTGACATCGACGCGATCCTCGACCAGTACCGCACCAAGAAGGCCCCCGCCAAGAAGCCGCAGCAGGCGCAGAAGCCTGTCGACGACGCCGAGTTGGAGGCCGAAGCGGGTTCCGGCGCGGCCGAGGAGGACGACGGCAGCTCCGGTTCCGCCGGGTACTTCCCGTACAAGCCCTTCTGCGGCAGCTGCGGCAAGGACCTCACCACCGTCACGGCGTACGACGACGACACCACCGAGCTGACCTACGTCTGCACGGAGGACGGGTTCACCGAGACCGTCCACCTCAGCGAGTTCAACCGCGGCAAGCTGGTCTGGAAGGTCGACTGGCCGATGCGTTGGGCCTACGAGGGCGTCATCTTCGAGCCGAGTGGTGTCGACCATTCGTCCCCGGGGTCCTCGTTCCAGGTCGGTGGGCAGATCGTCGGGATCTTCGGCGGCGAGCGGCCCATCGGGCCCATGTACGCCTTCGTCGGCATCAGCGGCATGGCCAAGATGTCCAGCAGCAAGGGCGGGGTCCCCACCCCGGCCGACGCGCTCCAGATCATGGAACCGCAGCTCCTGCGCTGGCTCTACGCCCGCCGCCGCCCCAACCAGTCCTTCAAGATCGCCTTCGACCAGGAGATCCAGCGCCTCTACGACGAGTGGGACAAGCTGGACGGGAAGGTCGCGGAGGGGGCAGCCCTTCCCGCCGACCTCGCCGCGCACGCCCGTGCCGTCCGTACCGCCGCCGGTGAACTCCCGCGTACACCCCGGCCGATGCCGTACCGGACCCTCGCGTCCGTCGCCGACATCACCGCCGGAGCCGAGGACCAGACGCTGCGCATCCTCAGCGAACTCGACCCGGCCGACCCGCTGTCCACCCTCGACGAGGTCCGCCCCCGGCTCGACAAGGCAGAGGCCTGGATCAACACGCACGTTCCCGCCGACCAGCGGACCATCGTGCGCGACGAACCCGACACCGACCTCCTCAAGTCCCTCGACGAGCCCTCCCAGCAGTCCCTACGACTCCTGCGCGACGGCCTCGCCGACCACTGGTCCCTGGACGGCCTGAGCCACCTCGTCTACGGCGTCCCCAAGGTCCAGGCGGGCTTCTCCGCCGACGCGACCGCCAAGGAACTCCCGCCGGAGATCAAGACCGCCCAGCGCACGTTCTTCGCCCTCCTCTACCACCTGCTGGTCGGTCGTGACACCGGCCCGCGTCTGCCCACGCTGCTGCTGGCCGTGGGCCAGGAGCGGGTGCGGAGGCTGCTGGGGGAGTAG
- a CDS encoding DUF3558 family protein, with the protein MHQPAQRDHSDQQRAKRLSRLLVCAAAVPVMLIAAGCSSDSGSDDGAAKDTTGPGATTSADATAAPTVQAAAYKKLPEPCAVLSKKTLTDLVPKSAKSGKEGTSSDTASRGSCSWTSLDNNGVKGSQFRWLNVSLLRFDSSQTQGEGDKLAAAYYAKQVQEAQSVTGAKNAKSEPVAGAGDEATAVRYDLKKKEGSFKQQTVVARVENVVVTVDYNGAGLAGDKAPSADTLTKAAEKAVKEAVAAVTSANGTGTGAGSGSGSGGAGSTPSKSSSKSPSKTASPSASASKSAAKSDAKAPAATASSSASSAADKS; encoded by the coding sequence ATGCATCAACCAGCACAGCGAGACCACAGTGACCAGCAGCGGGCGAAGCGTCTGAGCCGCCTCCTTGTCTGCGCGGCCGCCGTCCCGGTGATGCTGATCGCGGCCGGCTGCTCCTCCGACTCCGGCTCCGACGACGGCGCGGCCAAGGACACCACCGGCCCCGGTGCGACGACGTCCGCCGACGCGACCGCCGCTCCGACGGTGCAGGCGGCGGCGTACAAGAAGCTGCCCGAGCCGTGCGCGGTGCTGTCGAAGAAGACGTTGACCGATCTGGTGCCGAAGAGCGCCAAGTCGGGCAAGGAGGGCACGTCCAGCGACACGGCGTCGCGCGGGAGTTGCTCCTGGACGAGCCTGGACAACAACGGGGTCAAGGGTTCGCAGTTCCGCTGGCTGAACGTGTCGTTGCTGCGCTTCGACTCCTCGCAGACGCAGGGCGAGGGCGACAAGCTGGCCGCCGCGTACTACGCGAAGCAGGTGCAGGAGGCGCAGTCCGTCACCGGCGCGAAGAACGCCAAGTCGGAGCCGGTCGCGGGCGCGGGCGACGAGGCCACGGCGGTGCGCTACGACCTGAAGAAGAAGGAAGGCTCCTTCAAGCAGCAGACGGTGGTGGCGCGCGTGGAGAACGTGGTCGTCACGGTCGACTACAACGGCGCGGGCCTCGCGGGCGACAAGGCGCCGAGCGCGGACACGCTGACGAAGGCGGCGGAGAAGGCCGTGAAGGAGGCCGTGGCGGCGGTCACGTCGGCCAACGGCACGGGTACGGGCGCGGGTTCGGGCTCCGGCTCGGGCGGCGCGGGCAGCACGCCCTCGAAGTCCTCCTCCAAGTCGCCCTCGAAGACCGCTTCCCCGTCCGCCTCCGCCTCCAAGTCCGCGGCGAAGTCGGACGCGAAGGCCCCGGCCGCCACGGCCTCCTCCTCCGCCTCTTCCGCCGCCGACAAGAGCTGA
- a CDS encoding DUF3558 domain-containing protein, producing the protein MQRKAYVPGTAALLVALLAGCTSGSTDSGTTDDANPGEAGTATAVAQPGKYRTLPEPCGAVGHGTLDSLLPGLQQITDADQREAAYAGDATLTYDTDRKVGCRWKVESTDATDHLLVDFERVVSYDNAVSDDSQAQTIFATKETAADLPEPTTSATASDTESNSASDSASASDSATPSATPSSSSSASATDSDSPSASASPTGLEPRALSGLGDEAFLDDALSSSGSTAQQRTVTVVFRTSNVIVTIEYEEQPATVGVVPDSQKMQDRARKLAAQLADSLNG; encoded by the coding sequence GTGCAGCGGAAGGCGTACGTACCCGGCACCGCCGCGCTCCTCGTGGCGCTGCTGGCCGGCTGCACGAGCGGCTCGACCGACAGCGGTACGACGGACGACGCGAACCCGGGCGAGGCCGGCACGGCGACCGCGGTGGCCCAGCCGGGCAAGTACCGCACGCTCCCGGAGCCTTGCGGCGCGGTCGGTCACGGCACCCTCGACTCCCTGCTCCCCGGCCTCCAGCAGATCACCGACGCGGACCAGCGCGAGGCGGCGTACGCGGGCGACGCGACGCTGACGTACGACACGGACCGCAAGGTCGGCTGCCGTTGGAAGGTCGAGTCCACGGACGCGACCGACCATCTCCTGGTCGACTTCGAGCGGGTGGTGTCCTACGACAACGCCGTGAGCGACGACAGCCAGGCGCAGACGATCTTCGCGACGAAGGAGACGGCGGCCGATCTCCCGGAGCCGACGACGAGCGCCACGGCGTCGGACACCGAGTCGAACTCCGCGTCCGACTCGGCGTCGGCGTCGGACTCCGCGACGCCCTCCGCCACCCCCTCGTCCTCGTCCTCCGCGTCCGCCACGGACTCCGACTCGCCCTCCGCGTCCGCCTCCCCCACCGGTCTCGAACCCCGCGCCCTCTCCGGTCTCGGCGACGAGGCGTTCCTGGACGACGCGTTGAGCAGTTCCGGTTCGACGGCTCAGCAGCGCACGGTGACTGTGGTGTTTCGCACGTCCAACGTCATTGTGACCATCGAGTACGAGGAGCAGCCGGCGACGGTCGGTGTCGTGCCGGACAGCCAGAAGATGCAGGACAGGGCGCGGAAACTGGCCGCGCAGCTGGCCGATTCGCTCAACGGTTAG